A part of Oncorhynchus clarkii lewisi isolate Uvic-CL-2024 chromosome 17, UVic_Ocla_1.0, whole genome shotgun sequence genomic DNA contains:
- the LOC139371033 gene encoding la-related protein 4-like — MSSEQCLALQQKEVKSGSDERVQGEIISKDQGGMVTTKGAGLNPNAKVWQEISAPQSQVPDEGIEGPYLLQMTPNSADVTEGYSEVPPTGAKGYGMGYSDPSLDSSAPAPTEGVLNGMDPPELGYPIYDPVTGSAVEEKQPLLEVSIRECLKKQMEFCFSRENLSKDLYLMSQMDSDQFVPIWTIASMEGVKVLTTDMDLILEVLRASPMVQVDESGKKVRPNHKRCIIILREVPETTPVEEVETLFKNENCPEVLSVEFAANNNWYITFRSDTDAQQAHRYIREEVKTFQGKPIMARIKAINTFFAKNGYRSVLDSSVYSQQGQSQSQYTSTHHYMQQVFSPQQQYPLYPLVPPTWNPSPAPYFETPLAPFPNSGFVNGFSAPGNYKTGTCPLGLGRSPFNSNRVPLYSRKNVINAFRNHVKSQPQPCDETLPPSVTPVPPLVDGLSGPSSPQPPRMTGAPLVSTPEPGPALTSYCLRDTLPLASEGMSNGDLGIAGRSRRGSYRGMRRRREDERLMRPIPLSEVKVPQPKFDLATSNFPPLPGCTVSMQGEEPVLETRMSDVVRGVKVVTSDKPEVNKESVAPPVSTQEGTGSVPSPVMPALKPPTPLVVQPPVPSVAHPVEKPEPHVQREAARTPTPPSSLPTPSQPAAATKPTPIPTSSQSISTTTPVPAAPTTAPEPRKLSYAEMCKRPATQFPAPSTPNPPITSASQPLQELRVNKADEPAASSSSNGDRPEKPEGSGEGLSLRDPLGTYRSGNGPSRSVGMGLKYRDQQRGASMRRRISPHSWARGSGKEQNIPPRSPK; from the exons ATGAGTTCGGAACAGTGTCTGGCGCTACAGCAGAAGGAGGTCAAGTCGGGATCGGACGAACGTGTGCAAGGGGAGATAATATCGAAAGATCAAGGCGGAATG GTAACCACAAAGGGAGCAGGTCTGAACCCCAATGCCAAAGTCTGGCAGGAGATCTCTGCGCCCCAGAGCCAAGTCCCAGATGAGGGCATAGAGGGCCCCTACTTGCTCCAGATGACCCCTAACTCTGCTGATGTCACTGAGG gTTACTCAGAGGTCCCTCCTACTGGGGCTAAGGGGTATGGCATGGGGTACTCGGACCCATCCTTGGACAGCAGTGCCCCTGCACCCACAGAGGGGGTATTGAACGGCATGGACCCCCCTGAGCTGGGATACCCTATCTATGACCCTGTGACTGGTTCAGCAG TGGAGGAAAAGCAGCCGCTCTTAGAGGTGAGCATCAGAGAGTGTCTGAAGAAACAGATGGAGTTCTGCTTCTCCAG AGAGAATCTGTCCAAGGACTTGTACCTGATGTCCCAGATGGACAGTGACCAGTTTGTCCCCATCTGGACCATCGCCAGCATGGAGGGCGTCAAGGTCCTCACCACTGACATGGACCTGATTCTGGAGGTGCTACGAG CCTCGCCCATGGTGCAAGTTGACGAGAGTGGGAAGAAGGTTCGGCCCAACCACAAGCGCTGCATCATCATTCTGAGGGAGGTGCCCGAGACCACACCGGTGGAG GAAGTGGAGACCCTCTTTAAGAATGAAAACTGCCCTGAAGTGCTTAGTGTTGAATTTGCGGCCAATAACAACTGGTACATCACGTTCCGGTCGGACACTGATGCACAGCAG GCCCACAGATATATAAGGGAAGAAGTGAAAACATTTCAGGGAAAACCCATCATG GCTCGTATCAAGGCCATCAACACATTCTTTGCAAAGAATGGCTACCGTAGCGTACTGGACTCCAGTGTGTACAGCCAGCAGGGCCAGTCTCAGTCCCAGTACACCTCTACACACCACTACATGCAGCAGGTGTTCAGCCCCCAGCAGCAgtaccctctctaccccctggtGCCCCCCACCTGGAACCCATCGCCTGCCCCTTATTTCGAGACCCCACTG GCCCCGTTCCCCAACAGTGGCTTTGTGAATGGCTTCAGCGCCCCTGGGAACTACAAGACTGGCACCTGTCCCCTGGGCCTCGGACGATCGCCCTTCAACAGCAACCG TGTCCCCCTCTATTCCAGAAAGAATGTAATCAATGCCTTCAG GAACCATGTGAAGAGCCAGCCCCAGCCATGTGATGAAACCCTACCTCCATCTGTGACCCCCGTACCCCCCCTGGTGGATGGCCTGTCTGGCCCCTCCAGCCCTCAGCCACCCCGCATGACTGGGGCTCCCCTGGTTAGCACCCCTGAACCTGGCCCTGCTCTCACCTCTTACTGCCTCAGGGACACCCTCCCACTGGCTTCAGAGGGGATGTCTAACGGAGACCTGGGCATTGCTGGCAGAAGCAG GAGAGGCAGCTACCGAGGGATGCGCAGAAGGAGAGAGGACGAGCGGCTCATG AGGCCCATCCCTCTGAGCGAGGTTAAGGTTCCACAGCCCAAGTTTGACTTGGCAACCTCCAACTTCCCTCCGTTGCCTGGGTGTACGGTCAGCATGCAGGGAGAAGAGCCCGTGCTGGAGACGCGCATGTCTGACGTGGTGCGGGGTGTTAAGGTGGTGACCAGTGACAAA CCTGAGGTGAATAAGGAGTCTGTGGCCCCTCCTGTTAGTACCCAGGAGGGAACTGGGAGCGTGCCCAGTCCTGTCATGCCAGCCCTCAAACCCCCCACCCCTCTAGTTGTGCAGCCCCCTGTTCCAAG TGTTGCTCACCCGGTAGAGAAGCCTGAGCCTCATGTCCAAAGGGAGGCTGCTAGAACCCCCACACCACCCTCTTCTTTGCCAACCCCATCACAGCCCGCTGCTGCTACCAAACCCACCCCTATCCCCACCAGCAGTCAGTCCATCTCCACGACAACACCAGTCCCCGCTGCCCCCACTACCGCACCG GAGCCAAGGAAGCTGAGCTATGCTGAGATGTGCAAGCGGCCAGCCACCCAGTTCCCAGCCCCCAGCACCCCCAACCCTCCCATCACCTCTGCCAGCCAACCCCTGCAGGAGCTTCGGGTCAACAAGGCGGATGAGCCTGCCGCCTCCAGCAGCAGCAATGGCGATAGGCCAGAGAAACCTGAGGGGTCTGGAGAAGGCCTGTCCCTTCGTGACCCCCTGGGCACATACCGTTCGGGTAACGGCCCTTCCCGATCCGTAGGGATGGGCCTAAAGTACCGGGATCAACAGCGTGGTGCCTCTATGAGACGACGGATCTCCCCCCACAGCTGGGCTAGAGGGAGTGGGAAGGAACAGAACATTCCACCCCGGTCGCCGAAGTAG